A single Xylella taiwanensis DNA region contains:
- a CDS encoding putative Na+/H+ antiporter — protein MPPTAIQLIGAFLFAVAILHTFATQYFDHLSHTHPAHAGLWHLLGEVEVVFGFWALVLVVAMFVTDGAKAATAYVDSRNFTEPMFVFAIMVVAGTRPMLHTALAGVHLLARVMPLPGSMGFYFTVLTLIPLLGSCITEAAAMTLAALMLSERIFANSIPAYLKYATLGVLLVNISIGGTLTAFAAPPVLMVAATWQWDNSFMMATFGWKAVLAVLINALGATLLFRKALRQLPETTWNAAGETVPMILKGIHLLFLFGIVWFAHHPAVFIGLFLLFLGVAHAYERHQDRLILREGLLVALFLAGLVILGGQQQWWLQPVLLRMTSDQVFWSAAMLTAFTDNAALTYLGSLVEGLSDGFKYALVAGAVTGGGLTIMANAPNPAGIAILRGHFKEASVHPLGLLLAALPPTIIAAVAFRYL, from the coding sequence ATGCCACCTACAGCGATCCAACTAATCGGCGCGTTTCTATTTGCGGTTGCCATTCTGCACACGTTTGCTACACAGTACTTCGACCATTTGAGCCATACCCATCCAGCCCATGCCGGGTTGTGGCATTTGCTTGGTGAGGTTGAGGTCGTGTTCGGCTTCTGGGCCTTGGTGTTGGTTGTGGCGATGTTTGTCACTGACGGTGCGAAGGCAGCCACTGCATATGTCGATTCACGCAACTTTACCGAGCCAATGTTCGTTTTTGCGATCATGGTTGTTGCCGGCACTCGTCCGATGCTGCACACCGCGTTGGCTGGAGTACATCTGTTGGCCCGGGTGATGCCGCTACCGGGCAGTATGGGTTTCTATTTCACCGTACTGACGCTGATCCCCCTGCTTGGGTCGTGCATCACTGAAGCGGCCGCCATGACGCTTGCTGCACTGATGCTCTCGGAGCGTATCTTTGCGAACAGTATCCCGGCGTACCTGAAATACGCCACGCTCGGCGTATTGCTCGTCAATATTTCTATCGGCGGCACCTTGACGGCGTTTGCAGCGCCGCCGGTACTGATGGTCGCTGCTACATGGCAATGGGACAATAGTTTCATGATGGCAACGTTCGGATGGAAAGCGGTGCTTGCGGTCCTCATCAATGCCTTGGGCGCAACGCTGCTGTTTCGCAAAGCGTTGCGCCAACTTCCTGAGACAACATGGAACGCGGCAGGCGAGACGGTGCCGATGATCCTGAAAGGTATACATCTCTTGTTTCTCTTCGGCATTGTCTGGTTTGCCCATCATCCGGCGGTGTTCATCGGGTTGTTCCTGCTCTTTTTGGGCGTGGCCCACGCCTATGAGCGTCATCAGGATCGTTTGATCTTGCGTGAAGGGCTTTTGGTTGCATTGTTCCTGGCAGGGTTAGTGATATTAGGTGGGCAGCAACAGTGGTGGTTACAACCGGTGTTGCTTCGCATGACGAGTGATCAGGTGTTTTGGAGTGCGGCAATGCTCACCGCTTTTACCGACAACGCCGCGCTGACCTATCTCGGTTCTTTGGTCGAAGGACTTTCCGATGGGTTTAAGTACGCATTGGTTGCCGGTGCGGTCACAGGCGGTGGTTTGACCATCATGGCTAACGCACCCAATCCGGCGGGGATTGCTATCTTGCGTGGACACTTTAAAGAGGCGTCTGTGCATCCACTGGGGTTATTGCTGGCTGCGTTGCCGCCCACCATCATTGCTGCCGTGGCATTCAGATACCTTTGA
- a CDS encoding 23S rRNA (adenine(2030)-N(6))-methyltransferase RlmJ — protein sequence MNYSHAFHAGNHADVFKHIVLLALLDGLARKDTPFFVLDTHAGRGRYLLSAEESRNTREAETGVMRLMTQPQRLEVIKRYLHAVQADNVSKRLASGTPLHIKRYPGSPLLAAQACRAQDRLVFCELRPQEAAALHALFTPDPRVRVYAGDGYAAVRAFLPPKVGTQRIGRGLVFIDPPYEAQDAEYPLVLNALRETLTRWPQATCAVWYPIKQRRRLQPFFRKARVLPVRSALIAELLVWPDDSPLRLNGSGMLLLNAPWQFDQLLAPALPVLKTQLGEPGASTRLEWLKAPE from the coding sequence ATGAACTACAGCCACGCCTTCCACGCGGGTAACCACGCCGACGTTTTCAAACATATTGTTTTGCTCGCGCTGCTGGATGGACTGGCACGCAAGGACACTCCGTTCTTTGTGCTTGATACACATGCTGGTCGGGGACGTTACCTGCTCTCTGCCGAGGAGAGTCGCAACACTAGGGAGGCCGAGACCGGAGTGATGCGGTTGATGACCCAGCCGCAGCGCTTGGAGGTCATCAAGCGCTATCTGCATGCCGTGCAGGCGGACAATGTTTCAAAGAGACTGGCCTCGGGCACACCCCTGCACATCAAGCGCTATCCTGGTTCACCCCTGCTGGCTGCTCAGGCGTGCCGTGCACAAGACCGGCTGGTGTTTTGTGAGCTGCGTCCCCAGGAGGCCGCAGCGCTGCATGCATTGTTCACCCCTGATCCTAGGGTGCGTGTGTATGCCGGGGATGGTTATGCAGCGGTGCGTGCGTTTTTGCCCCCAAAGGTAGGAACACAGCGCATTGGGCGTGGCTTGGTATTCATCGATCCGCCCTACGAGGCGCAGGATGCGGAGTATCCGTTGGTCCTGAATGCATTACGCGAGACGTTGACGCGCTGGCCGCAGGCGACCTGTGCAGTGTGGTACCCCATCAAGCAACGGCGCCGTTTGCAGCCGTTCTTCCGGAAGGCGAGGGTACTACCGGTACGCTCGGCGTTGATCGCCGAGTTGCTGGTGTGGCCTGATGATTCACCGCTGCGCTTGAATGGCAGCGGCATGTTGCTGCTCAACGCGCCCTGGCAATTCGATCAGCTCCTTGCTCCTGCACTGCCCGTGCTGAAAACCCAACTTGGTGAACCCGGTGCCAGCACCCGGTTGGAGTGGCTCAAGGCGCCGGAGTGA
- a CDS encoding GNAT family N-acetyltransferase, translating into MSIRNRMPPWHENFKLPNGHVLLLRPVRPEDVEPLQGVFALMGPEEIRERFAPAAAGSVERFQQLTNPNAKREIVLVAAEPLPPGEAMIAALARAAIVPGSRQAEYIILVSSFVIGQGLGRQLLRKLVKWARGKYLDHLYGDVLERNMPMLELAESLGFQRQLHPESPDLVRMTLKLDG; encoded by the coding sequence ATGTCCATCCGCAACCGTATGCCGCCCTGGCATGAGAACTTCAAGCTGCCGAATGGGCATGTATTGCTGTTGCGTCCTGTCCGCCCCGAAGATGTTGAACCCTTGCAGGGGGTGTTCGCGTTGATGGGGCCGGAAGAAATCCGTGAGCGGTTTGCACCCGCTGCTGCCGGTTCAGTTGAACGTTTCCAGCAACTGACCAACCCCAATGCTAAACGTGAGATCGTGCTGGTCGCGGCCGAGCCCCTGCCACCGGGTGAAGCCATGATTGCCGCGTTGGCGCGTGCGGCGATCGTGCCAGGTTCACGTCAGGCTGAGTACATCATTCTGGTGAGCAGCTTCGTCATCGGTCAGGGGTTGGGCCGACAGCTACTGCGTAAATTGGTGAAGTGGGCACGCGGTAAGTATCTCGACCATCTTTACGGTGACGTATTGGAGCGCAACATGCCGATGTTGGAACTGGCCGAGTCACTCGGCTTCCAGCGCCAGCTTCATCCAGAGTCTCCAGATCTGGTGCGCATGACATTAAAACTGGATGGTTGA